From the Choristoneura fumiferana chromosome 15, NRCan_CFum_1, whole genome shotgun sequence genome, the window ttcttgtaaatttgatacacTTAATACTTACTTTGATATACTTTAATTTGGTAGTACCATCCagatttctttttaatttttccattcaagagtttatatttgagaggatggggggacgctcgatcttaatgaaaatttgcactttaacgttgaatatttcgcaaacagatcataGAATCGATAAATCGTCGTGGCAACcccccattggttttaaaaggcctatccaacgataccccacacgatagggttagccgagaaaaaaaaatcacccccacattacgtctatgggaggtgtacctacctacactaaaaattttttttgtgttttttttattttaccactgtctgcgtgactgatatgtatattcatgtcaaattacagctttctagtacgaaaggtctctgagcttacagacagacagatagatggacagacatggcggaactataagggttcctagttgactacggaaccctaaaaactgttaAGATTGTGATGGAAAATAGTGGTAAACCCGAATATCGACCGgaccgcttactttctcaacctcgtatctgcccctaggtatatatatatttttttttttttttttataattttttgtaaaaggtgttgcaataaataaatactgaatactgaatactgaatacccGAATTGTATACCTACAACAAAATCAACACtcatacttaacaaaaaaatatgattcaTAATCTGCTAAAGCAATTTCAtatggccagatacgaggttgagaaagtaaaGGGTCCTCCAGGTTAACCAAGATAAGTATTGGTCTTCACTTCACCACCACAACCCTGAgcttcaatcaaaataaaattcgaCATTTGCAAATTGGTAGAGCGAAGTCACCTACGGTTGGCACGTGGTCAGATAACGCTGCCGTGAACCGTGCCAACTTCCGTGTGGCCAACTCTCCTAATTACTGTTTACTAGAAAGGTCACGACGTATTAAATACactgaaaatgaaaatacaaacgcGTAAAATATGCCGAGTTAAGTAAATACCTAATCCTAAAACTTACTAAACTCAGAATTCTGAATGAGGCAAAGAAATAACAGATgaagtattaaattaaacttagcCCATTCTTTACCTTACCTTTGTgtatacttattctgtgcctttGTTAGAGTGAAGAAAAACAACAATCTTTACTGTCAATGCATCTCTTGCATCTTAGAATACCTACATAGctagaaatataaattttggcAGTGCAAAGTGAGTGCAAATAAAAGATAGCAATGCAAACTCTTTTTGAAATTTcccgcgtttttttttttcttcattttatgCCCTGGATGGGCGCAATTTTGAACTAATGTTTTAGAACTGCCAATACAttacattcactcattcattatgttcaacttcaacttttttcgCGAAAAAAAAGGGCGGGGAAATCTCGAACTGAGCGCGCGTGTTTTTTCTAgctcttaattttttatattaattagtggTCAGCGTAGTGTAAATAcggtgtatatttttaattatttattgtaaatacctttatttgtgtacatttcttcttttttggtaagttttttaatatatttcgaTGGAGGAGCCCGATGACCCTGGGGGCGGTGTCCCCCAGGTTCATCACACCGTAACTATTAGTTCAATTAATAAACCAGAACCAGATAACGGTATGGATACTGACCATACAGATAGTTCCGTAACATCggataaaaatagaaaacgaGTTTGCCCGTCAAGGAAAATATGCCGCcattgcaataaaaaaaggcgcagaaataaaaataaaaatccggACTATATTTTGACTGAAAATGATTGTAATTGCACTAATGATTCTGTAAACAAAGTTGATATTCAACCAATACCTACAACAACTATTAACAACTCTACCACAAATATGAACTCTCCATCTCCACCTCAGCCCACAGACACATTCAGAAAAGTTTATGTAAATACTGATTGCTCACCATTTGTAGTGCATGTACAAAGAATGCAAGATGCACCGAATGACGGTACCTCTATTCATCCCATTTCCTTTGGAAATTTCTTAAAGAAAAAGTCATTTAAGAACATCATTAATGGTAGTGTGAAAAGAATTGGGAGGAATAGAGTCACATTGTCATTTTCTCATCTTGACGATGCTAACAAATTTTTGAATGATAAAACCCTCactgataataaatataaagcttttATCCCATCCTTCAGTGTAATGAGAATGGGAATAGTTAAGGGTGTTCCGGCTGAGTGGTCCCTAGAGGAGATCCTGTTGAACGTTTCTGTACCTTTAGGTACAGGAAAAGTAATTAAAGCAAGAAGACTGAATTACAAAACAATAGTAGATGGTTCAGCAGTTTGGAAACCATCCCAAACAGTGGTGTTAACATTTGATGGTCAAGTTTTGCCTAAAAGAATATTCATCTGTTATAATGCTCTACCCGTAGATCTGTACATATTTCCAACAATCCAATGTTACAATTGTTGCCGATATGGTCACACAAAAACACAATGCCGATCCAAACCATGCTGCTACAAGTGTGGCCAGGGTCACTCTGGGTCTACATGTGATGTTGAGGAGGACTGTGTTTCTTGCTTTTTATGTACTGGACACCATTTTGCAATAAGTAAACAATGTCCAGAAtttgaaagacaaaaaaatattaaattatctatgGCACAAAGTTGTTTGTCTTACGCTGAGGCATCAAAGCTGCATCATCCAGTCAGCAAACCTTATGCAGATGTTCTATTATCTCCTCCACCACATCAAATTAATCAGTCTCAAATTAAACAGCCCAATCATCAGACTAACACACCAACATCATcatattcatacaaaaaaacagtttttctcaaGCCTCGAGATAAACCTCAATATCAAAAAGGTTATGAAAAATGCTCATAATGATCTCATTAAAGAATATGATATGCCTTCTACATCTGGCAATGGTACTGCCATTCAGAAAGAAAAACCCAACAACAACCAACCCTCCATTAGTGAGCTCATCCTTGAGCTTATCAAATTACTATCTTCTTCAAACATAATACCGAACAACGTTGCAgatataattagttttatttcaaatattataaatgtcaataATGGCCAACAGCAGCCACATTCTGCAGTGGAACTGTCGCagcataaagaataaaaaatcagatttactatatttaataaataaactaaatcctTTTCTTATAGCATTAAGTGAAACATGGCTCAGAGCAGACTCATGTTTCAAAATTCCTGGCTATGCATGCCTCCGTGAAGATAGGTcagacggacatggcggtgtAGCTATTCTTGtaaaaattcatttcattttacatATCATCCAATACCATCCCATAGCAGCAATTTCTCTATAATTGCtgcaattgtaaataatatctgTATAGTTTCATTGTATATTCCTCATCCATCATTAGTTATACTTAGGGAAATAAAATCCATCTTAGTTTCACTTCCTTCTCCTCTTGTCATCCTAGGAGATTTTAATTGTCATCATCAAGCATGGGGATGTAGCGATTCAAGTGACTTTGGTGATGAAATTTTAGACATTGTTGATTCTCTTAATCTCTGCATACTGAACACTGGTGCACCCACACGCCAAACAGCTCCACATGAAAATACAAGTGCTATTGATTTATCAATAAGTAGTTCCTCAATCGCCAGTACATTGTCTTGGGATGTACTTCCATGTACCTATGGCAGTGACCATTTTCCAGTGATAGTTTCATTCCCTTTCAAAAATAAACCGTTCTTAAAAAGGACTTCTATGTTAAAacatgtaataattaaaaataaatgggatgattttaaaaaacaattggaCGATAAATTCAGTATCTTGCCAGATTTAAGACATCCTAGCCAAATTATAGAATCCTCCAATGCATTTGCCAAATTACTGACTGAAGCAGCAACTGAAGTTTTCCCAGTTAAAAAATCTTCTGGTGCTAGGATTCCCTGTCCACCATGGTGGGATTCTGAATGCAGTACAGCTGTAAAAAGGCGAAAAGAAATGGAGTTAAGATATAGGGCTAACATGAACGAGGAAAACTACAACGATTTAGTGACCATAATAAAAGAAACTAAAAAGCTTTTGAAGAAAAAGAAAGTAGATAGCTGGAGAAATTTTTGCGCTTCCCTATCTCCTAATACACACACCTCTGAAATATGGAGGAAAATAAGGATGTTTAGAGGGGCTTTTGTTGATAACACTGCAACTAAAATAGAGCCTTCAGTAGTTGAAAAATTCTTAGATAAACTCGCTCCTCCATTTGTCACAACAATCCCATTGAAAATAGAGGCAGTTTCTTGCGACAGCGATAGCCAACATTTAAACAGTCTATTTTCACTATCTGAGCTGAAAAGTGTACTATCGTATGTAATTGACTCTGCACCGGGATGCGATGGCATTCCGTATTCATTTTTAGCAAATTCCAGCGACCAAATCCTAACCTATTACTTAAGCCTTCTTaacttcattttcatttcaggcAATATTCCTCCAGAATGGAAAACACAGTTGGTGTTGCCATTACCTAAACCAAATAAACCCCGGAATGATCATAATTCACTCCGGCCAATAGCTTTATCGACcgttttacttaaaatattggaACATATGGTTAAAAACCGCCTAGAGTGGTTATTTGAATCAAAAAAAACTCTACCGGACAACCAATTCGGTTTCCGCAAAAATAAAAGCACATCAGATTGCGTTGGTTTACTGGTTTCGGATATATTATTAGCTTTTTCTCAGAATAAATCGGTAGTAGCATGTTTTCTGGACATAAATTCGGCATATGACAATGTAAATATAgagatacttataaataaattggtaAAATTGGGTGTTCCGACACGCCTCATTAATATAATTTCAGCAATGTTTCACGAAAGGATTATAAAATTAGTCTTAGATTCTGATACTTTATACAGAACTGTTTGGAAAGGTTTACCACAAGGTTCCGTTTTAAGCCCATTACTCTTTAATGTATATACTCATGATTTTCCGTCTATTCTAGTAAACCCTGTATTATCCATACAATACGCTGATGATTTGGTACTGTACTGTGCAGATAGCAGTGTCAGTGACGCTTGCGCAGTATTAAATACCAATCTTAAGCAACTGAAGTGCTACTTAGATACAAATGGTCTGGAGCTATCAATCACTAAAAAACAGCGGTCTTATTTTCAACCAGAACAAGGAAGTGTGATTTGAATCTAGTTTATGATGGTGCATTTATTCCACTTAACAACGAAGCTAAATATTTAGGTGTAGTTTTTGACAGTAGACTCTCGGCCAAAGCTCATTGCACATATGTAAAAATTAGATGTGAACGGTccctaaatattttaagatgtcTGGCTGGAGTTTGGTGGGGTAGTCATCCATTTTACCTAAAACTAGTGTACAATGCTGTCATTAGAAGTGTATTGGATTACGGGTCTTTTTTGCTTCGTCCAGGTACAGATACCGCATTTGAAATtcttaataaaatccaaaacaaGGCATTAAGAATAATACTGGGAGCCATGAAAACTAGCCCTGTTAATGCGATGCAGGTGGAATGTGTCGATCCACCGTTACATTTACGACAGCAATTCCTAGCAGATAGGTTTATTTTCCGTTCCATGCAATTCTCAAATCATCCCATTATACCTAAATTATCTTCTCTTcaaaaagaaatagaaacatCTTCACACTGGCGCAATAAGAGTCCTCCTTTTATCATCAACAGCTACTTAAAATTTCTACCTCTGTCAAGTTCTACCCATCGATACACAACTCTTCCTTTATATAGTgttaaatttgaagttttatTACTTAAGCCAACGGTATTTCTTGATTTGGGTCTTATAAAGAATACTTCAAGTGCAAAGTCATTATTCAACCATTTCCTTGATGTCCGTTGGTCTGGATGGCATTATATATACACAGATGCATCCAAACCTACATTATCTAGCTGTGTGGGAGTTGGAGTGTATCACCACCAGTTCAATAttgtgcaaaaaattaaacttccccCAGAATCCTCAGTTTTTACTGGTGAAGCTTATGGGCTTTTCAAAGCTATTGAATATATTCATTTGATGAAATTAGGAAAATCCGTAATTTTTTCAGACTCAAGAAGTAGCTTACAAGCATTACTACATCCTccatttaaactaaaaaatatatatcccatattttttgatattagaGCTCTGTTACACGAGTGCAGTATCAAAGGTCTCGAGATTCAGTTTGTCTGGGTGCCAAGTCATTCTGGGATTTATGGAAATGAGAAAGCTGACAATCTGGCTCTCGAGGCCGTTCATTCCGGGGATCTTTTCCCCTATAAAAATTACACCCATGATCTCCTAGCCCTTCCTAAAAGGTATTTACGGAACTCCTGGGAGTTCTTTTGGTTTTGGAGTTCTCTAGAGAccggaaattattattataatttacaacaaaaaattccACTGAGACCATGgttttataattcaaaattaggCAGAAGAGAAACATCCATATTGACTCGGATGAGACTGGGCCATACGTGCGCCCCTTCTCATCTGTTTAGATTCAACATAATCAATAGTGAAGCATGTGAATGTGGAGCCACGGTGGCTGACCTAAATCACATCTTTCTATCCTGTCCATTATATGACAGAACTTCGTTTTTGGAATCATTAGTATCCCACAATATACCTCTACCTACAAGCATATTTTCCTTGCTCACCTTTcccaatatatataatataattgcatcctttatttctaaaaatgatattaaagtatagtatttacaaatttatgtaatttattttgccTTTGTGTTCTACCTACCCTGACCTATATTCCAAATTCCGTCTACCAAACTACCCCTTTCCCGCGTCCAATTTCCCTAACTTGAAAATGGCTAAGGGCAAcactaaagcccaagtccagtaacaaaaaaaaaaaaaaaaaaaaaaaaacttttttcgcactgtcatcgttcatccaacattacttctcatatttcgttttctagaatttttttaccgtacaacggcaaaaactactagacactggcaaaattgtcttccaatggacagagccatatttttttaaagaaacaacaacaacttttTTGCTTAATGGCAACTGGTCGCTTTAGCTTAGCAACCATTACTTCATGATATGATAGTAGTCCCCCTGGTAGTcatagacaatttttttttttaaatactcgaCTTCACGACGATACGTCAAAAAAGTGAACGTCAATTCCGTCAAatcaaaatttatcaaaatcaaaaacttCAAAATGGCGTCAGCGTTTGTTTGCTAAGTAAAATGCGATAATTTCGGTTTTCgtttcgataatataatattctcCTGTAGATTGAAAAGCAACTTTTTTTTCAGAGCAggtaagattatttttaactcgaTTTATTAACTTAGGTTCCAACTTAGAAGAAGCTTAATTTCGTCTATACTACTtttatcaatacaatacaataaccttATAAGGAGTTAGCCTTTTACCCGTGACTTTGTGGTGTACGCGATAATAGTAGACATTAATCAAGGTTTATAGTAACTAAACATCAAATTTCTTACAAATCCGTCGAGCAGTCTGAAGAATTTACTAACTTCCGACCTACTCAAACTTTCGCAGGTTATAATATAGTAggataatatttagaattttctgattataactattataatacttatatacTTTGCAAATATTCACATGTAGCACAATGAACAGTGAGATTCGATAAGCAATTGTGGAGTTAAAAATGATCTGCCTACCCTCTTATTGCATTGGTGTTATTCACTAATAGATTATTTTCAGCTCCAGAAGTACTCCCAACTGTGCTAAGAACTGTTAATAAATAgaagttctatattattttacaGATTGCAGGGCATCATGGCAGCCCCagcaaattacaaacaaaacacatcAATGTCGATGCCCAGTCCACAGACCAACCCGcgtttgtatttttctttaaaagttaTAACAACATTCATGACAGTTTTTCTTACCATTGCATTACTGTACTTATTAACGTGTTTAGTTTATCCCTAATTAGACTTAGTTGTTGTTAGATACTAACTGTTAACATACCAAAGTACTGAAGTGGAAGCCTTAGCAAGCTTGCACGGCCGAGTACAGTCCTTGGTATTGCTGGTCTAACTATCGCCGCATTGTTCCAATGCATGAATCCAAATCtatgcttttttttaaagtttgcaTTAGTAACAAATCTTTTAATTTCAGTTACTTTTGATTCCTTGCCCATCTAGACTTATCTTATGTTGGTTTTGTTTCATGTTTTGTTATGTCAATACAGACTACATGATTGCGGGGCCCCCAATGAGTTTCGGTATGATGAAAGGTAATGCCAAATTATTGatctatgttatttatttttcaaaattgttcTCACACTCATTCTGTTTTGGATCTAGGTTATCTTTGGGgatttaaaatagtaatagcacaaaattttcaaatttccacATCACCAACTTTCATTGCAATCATCATTTTTTATGTGTATTGTTGTACCTTTAATTTCTGCTGTTTAAAGCCTTTTTAACGCCGTATTAATATAATTCTTGCTAGTCTACTGCTGCTCACTAATTTCTGATTAACATTTCTGTTACATTAGGCATTAGTgcattattacaatttattttgccCTCACCTGACTCCTGTCCTATTCCCTTatgctttttgttttttctttcattgtatTGCGGCTGCTTGGCTTGAAGGCGGTATGAATGCACCGCCGCACCATAACCAATACCAGTACCACCCGCAATACCAAGCTGGTCCTCCGATGGGCCACGGGGGTTACGGAGGGTGGCAGCCTCCGCAACAACCGGGCCGTTTCGGTGCAGAGAGCGCGCGGCGCGCGACCACAGGAGGCGCCGGCGGAGGACAGGGCGCCCAGGCGGGCAAGGATGACAAGACCAGCCCATTCGTGTCCTCATTGCATTCACACCCTGGATTCCAACCACAAAAGATCGGGAAAGGCGCTGGTGCGGTGAGTTCACTGTAATTCCTTAATCTAGTCTGAGTTGGCTATGgccttaaaatttaatttttcctgGTCTATGTTTTCAGTCAGAACTAGGCTCTTTATGCAACTGTccaaagaaaacaaattattgtgtataaaaatttagtttatCTATGGTTGAATGTGGCACTTTTATTCAACCATTTTTATGACCAAAATATTTTCCATCCTTAATTTACTAATGTACTGGAAACAGTAACTGCAGGAATCCTATCCTATAATTACAATATAAGTATTCAAACCTAACTCGTAAATTTCAGGGCGCCGGGCTTCCCAAGCCGCCGAAGCCGCCAGAAAAGCCCCTTATGCCATACATGCGCTACTCCCGCCGCGTGTGGGACAGTGTTAAGGCAGCCCATCCTGACCTGAAGCTGTGGGAGATCGGACGCATTATCGGAAGCATGTGGAGGGACCTCCCGGAGACAGAGAAAGCCGTGTTTGTTGATGAATATGAAGCTGAGAAGGTAGGATTTTATTTATCGAAATTTGTttggtttttaaatttactactGAACAGCGATTTATCACTATTACAACACCTGATGGTTAGTGCAGATGGGGCCAAAGATATAGCACACTGTTTAAATAACATCATAATTATTCACTCAGACCTTGAATTGTGCTAAATTGTATTAAATGTTGTCAAGTTTGTAGAAAGATCATTACCCTggtgattatgatgatgatgatgattatgtccAGTAAAACacttatattacttatattattagacTATTCAGCAAGGGAACTGTGCCTGCATGCATACATTGGAATgtgtgtaggtatgtaccttacatcaattactttttattatagCAACGGAATTCTACCCACTTTACTTTATTATGATGTATATTATGACAAAAGAACCTTAGAAAATTGTTATCTAACTCAATCAACTTGAAGAAATTATATCAAAAGTTTACTTTGCAATCAGGCGCAGTACACTGAAATGTTGAAAGCGTACCAATCCTCGCCTGCATATTTACAGTGGCTGGCTCATAAATCTCGAGGTACTATTTCAACCATGAATGTATGGGAGCCATTTTGTGTGTAATACCATGCCTCACGACACCGCTTTATGTAACAACGGGTTTTACGGGCTAGTTTTAATAAAAGccttttactattttattttatcgaatATGATCTAAGATGGCCTCTTTTTATTAAATGAGTAAGTAAGCTAACACTTATACCATTCttgttaatgaactaaaagaatttctttgctcatcccCGACCGTATGCGCACGCGACGCGTttgggtcgcgggtgagcaaagaaattcttttagttcaatgatatggaactccgcaaatttacgcctgattcaataaattaccatTCTTGTTGTTTCGCTGAGGATGCATCTCTCTTGCCACTTAGAAAGGGATGAACTGCGTGCCTGAGCCAATCGGGTTTGTTGTGCTAACCTTTCTATTACAGAAATTAAGATGAAACTAGGGTGACTATATGATTTCTAGTTTTAGCTTGGTTTCCCAATCACTAagatcatttaaaataaaaggcCATGTTCAATTTCAAtacctaatttaaaagaaaaactagtaAGAGGTTTTAAATCAATGTTGGTACCCAACCCATTGTGACAATGACAATTCACTGCAATAATGTACTTTGTATCTGTAAATTTCCATTTTTAGGGTATATAAATATTCACTGTATATTAAATGGCACagtacttacataatatatattttaatagtaCAATCAGTAACGAAAGTGGTTAAGAGTTTGTGgagctcaaaatgatctatttTCCAGTAGAGTCATGTGTAGATCGTTTTGGCCTACTTAATCGTGCTCGTCGACTTCTGTTGCTGAATGTACAGTTTGATCCTCGTATCTTATATTTATGATCAtgcataattaaattattatataccCACCTCATGGTTATATCAACAACAGTACCTACCTGACTTTTACCTATGATAATGACAACATGGCAGTccttttaatttcatatttgtttcaaatagttttaaaattgaatagtAGATTCTTTAATCCGTCACTTACattaacataatttttttacacgtatttttcatttgttaattaaacaaaaaatgacgaaGTTCGTCAAAGTTTGAGGGCCCGTGATGTCGCGCCGAGCTAAGCAGTGTCGCACGCCGGAATATTTACTGACTacatcttcataatttttttataccaattttttttttcgagacgtaagtgcacctgtgtgactatgccagcctcattgaaagactcgatggCCACATTCATCTAACACTTCTATTGCGATGTCCAGgttatctggctgcaaaggagtgcttgataAATGTAAATTCATACTGCGTCTtccgataccggacaactcaaaataatattcactgcaccattgaacaggtccaaatcactcaaaaaaaaaaaattacaccacCAAAAAATGTACTAAGTCCTCAATTCTATTACAATCCGTGCACATTGGGGATTGAATGATTGAattgatttttgtttaattggcaaaagaaaaaacacatCCAATATTGTCTGATAATCGAACTGGATGGAGTAGGTAATTTTTTAAGACACTATCCTATTGCCTTATATCAAAGAGCCTGCCGTGTCGTCACCTCCCTACCGACCAGTGACTAACATAGCACAGTGTAACCTCTAATTTTGTCTCCACATGCACGTCACCTCATTTATATCGGGCACTATAGTCGGAGTACGAAAAGAGTTTGAAGGCCTACCACAATTCACCGGCCTACTTGGCGTACGTTGCCGCGAAAAATAAGGCCGTAGGTAAGGGAAGCATGCTTGTGGGTCTTGCATGCGTGTGTGTTCGGTGGTTTGGTGTAAATATGTGGCTGCTGGTACATTATCAGTAATGTAGACAATATACACtactaaaaaattacatttgctgAAAATCTAGATATTTTGTTGAAATTCTACGACACAGTATGATAATGTACAAGATGCTTTTAATTATGTAATTACAACTGTGTATAATCAGTGGCAGACTAACAATGGGGCGGAAAGGGCGGCCCGCCCCCGGGCTTCAGTGCCGGGGGGCCTCCAACCAAATCAACACAAGTTCTCATGATAAAGTCTTGATTCTTCAACAAGGCCAAAAATGTGTTTAGTACATCAACTTGTAATACTGGGAGGCCTCATTTAGCTTTGCCGCCCTGGGCCCTGAAAGAGCTTAGTCCGCCTCTGTGTATAATGAAAATTCGTTTACCCTTTATTTTGACAGCTTAAAACTTAAAACCCAGGTTTCTTTCAAATGTAGCAGTAATTTGGTCTTGCATGCTAACTTCATTGAACAAGTTTTGCGTttctgttgttgtttgtttttttaattgcaaaacATTCTTGAAATTTTTCACTATGTCTCTAACtgcaatattaataaaaataaaagctgttTGCTATTTCCCTCTCTTCTCAAGCCTCATTTAGATGGTGCTAAAAATACCGTGCGGTACATTGCTGTGAAGTTGCACGTATTTCTCACTGTCTAAATTAATCTTTATAGGGTTAGGTATTAATACATCATTGTGTCAGTAGTAGGTAATTTGGAGGAAGAGAGCTCCAGTAAGAAGGGAAGCTCGCAGAAGGAGCAGCAGCAACAGGACCGGAGAATCGATATACAGCCTGCGGAGGATGAAGAGGGTATGTTGCATTTCAGTTGCTAAGTAGTTTTCTGGCTTGAATTACTCGCTGTAATTCCGTTAGTTCCTTTGTTTTCATGctaatatttttcctttttagggttccgtagccaaaatggcaaaaacggaacccggaacccttatattttctccatgtctgtctctgtccgtccgtccgcggctttgtttagagactatcagtgccagaaaactgtaattttgcttatatgtagcaactatgccgacaaattggtaacaaaaaattttttagggtacctcccgaCATAAAGTGGGGGGGGTGTTTCTTTTTTCTCCTGTAACtctatagtatggggtatcgttgaattgatcttttaaaatcattgcgaGGTTGGGAAAactttttttcgattcagtaattcgTTTgcgaaaatattcaactttaaagtacaaattatcATTAAACTCGGATTTCCCCAATTCTAAAACTATTGGtttgaaaattttgtaaaattcatGGTGTCAGCCAGcaattatatcaaacttacaaggaaaactataacgactaagtttCCTAGAGAATTATTGTACTTTAAgcataaatagcagcctgaagtataaaatatacctaaacttggaagattccgtacaaaatacaaaattaatagaaaaatattacttgatttcttCGTCacagctacggaaccttatATTGGGCGTGTCCGCCACGCTCCTGGCGCCGGTTTTTTTTGAACTGCCAAAGGAACTACTAGATTgcgaaaaaaaatctactctattacaaaatttaaaaattaaataaaatattttttattgcttaatgAGCTAATATGATTCCGAATTCCGAATACAAtagttagacaataaggccatCTGGTCATTCATGAGATTAAGTAATTCTTTTCtacaattaaaattatcatGTTATTTACTGGCCCCCCCATGAATGAAATGATTGACTGTACAGTTGTAAAAAGAGTTTTTAGTATGAACATTTTATGTAGTTAAAAtcttttattatacatattttattttaat encodes:
- the LOC141435865 gene encoding uncharacterized protein, with product MEEPDDPGGGVPQVHHTVTISSINKPEPDNGMDTDHTDSSVTSDKNRKRVCPSRKICRHCNKKRRRNKNKNPDYILTENDCNCTNDSVNKVDIQPIPTTTINNSTTNMNSPSPPQPTDTFRKVYVNTDCSPFVVHVQRMQDAPNDGTSIHPISFGNFLKKKSFKNIINGSVKRIGRNRVTLSFSHLDDANKFLNDKTLTDNKYKAFIPSFSVMRMGIVKGVPAEWSLEEILLNVSVPLGTGKVIKARRLNYKTIVDGSAVWKPSQTVVLTFDGQVLPKRIFICYNALPVDLYIFPTIQCYNCCRYGHTKTQCRSKPCCYKCGQGHSGSTCDVEEDCVSCFLCTGHHFAISKQCPEFERQKNIKLSMAQSCLSYAEASKLHHPVSKPYADVLLSPPPHQINQSQIKQPNHQTNTPTSSYSYKKTVFLKPRDKPQYQKGYEKCS